A single Carnobacterium viridans DNA region contains:
- a CDS encoding type I restriction endonuclease subunit R, EcoR124 family: protein MNTKVLFSDDELDDLIVKLDPSIELASMSEQEKERMIPKSVYEDEKHMLEVIHSIVNKSRRKLGFQNGPGKTYNAVLTTSSIAQAQRYYELFKKVVAEETPVTIHDKTKSVLPTFPRVAITYSISENEATSVNNQEKMAEAIKDYNEMFGTSFSIETMRAYNKNVNDRLARKQEKYLFRKEQLDLVIVVDRLLTGFDAPCLSTLFIDRAPMQPHDLIQAFSRTNRLFDRSKHFGQVVTFQTPALYTQKVKDALVLYSNGGENELLAPVFKEAHQAFKDALAGLRKIAPSPESVDALSLGQKKKYAKAFQEVDKAFAAIQVYTEYEEAELEKEYHVTVEEIEQYHGKYENVLEEIKPDPEEIDEPIDMDMEYELESVKTEDINYEYILQLIQALVPTYIESEMSSELESDSEEIDSYINDLKRTNPKLAELMEQLWKDIQEEPEQYRGKQVSSLLEEMIQEAIAYQVNHLSKEWAMKESVLTFYVNHYNPKKERQNGESELKRTSDYEAYKATTENPVKRLTYWREIKNAVADMINETILPLRKP from the coding sequence TTGAATACAAAAGTACTTTTTTCAGATGATGAGTTAGACGATTTGATAGTAAAGCTAGATCCAAGTATAGAATTAGCAAGTATGTCTGAACAAGAAAAGGAACGCATGATTCCAAAATCCGTTTATGAAGACGAAAAGCATATGTTAGAAGTCATTCATTCAATTGTAAACAAATCTCGACGAAAATTAGGCTTTCAAAATGGTCCAGGTAAAACGTACAATGCTGTGTTAACGACATCTTCTATTGCACAAGCCCAACGTTACTATGAGTTGTTTAAAAAAGTGGTTGCTGAAGAAACACCAGTAACGATTCATGACAAAACCAAAAGTGTTTTGCCCACTTTTCCAAGAGTGGCCATTACTTATTCGATTTCTGAAAACGAGGCAACGTCTGTTAACAATCAGGAAAAAATGGCAGAAGCAATTAAAGATTACAATGAGATGTTTGGCACCTCTTTTTCTATTGAGACCATGCGGGCGTATAATAAAAACGTCAATGATCGCTTAGCACGAAAACAAGAAAAATACTTATTTAGAAAAGAACAATTGGATTTAGTGATTGTAGTGGATCGTTTGTTAACGGGCTTTGATGCACCTTGTTTATCAACACTCTTTATCGATCGAGCACCGATGCAGCCACATGACTTGATTCAAGCTTTTTCACGAACCAATCGGTTATTTGATCGTTCTAAACACTTTGGACAAGTTGTTACGTTCCAGACTCCTGCTTTATATACGCAAAAAGTAAAGGATGCTCTCGTGTTGTATTCAAATGGGGGAGAGAACGAGTTATTAGCACCGGTATTCAAAGAAGCCCATCAGGCCTTTAAAGATGCTTTAGCAGGCTTAAGAAAAATCGCTCCTTCACCAGAATCTGTTGATGCATTAAGTTTAGGACAAAAGAAAAAGTATGCGAAAGCTTTCCAAGAGGTAGACAAAGCTTTTGCGGCCATTCAAGTGTATACGGAATACGAAGAAGCAGAACTAGAAAAAGAGTATCATGTCACTGTAGAAGAAATAGAACAGTACCATGGAAAGTATGAAAATGTCCTAGAAGAAATAAAACCAGATCCTGAAGAAATAGACGAGCCAATAGATATGGATATGGAATATGAGCTAGAGTCTGTTAAGACAGAAGATATTAATTACGAGTATATTTTACAACTGATTCAAGCATTGGTTCCAACCTATATAGAATCTGAAATGAGCTCTGAACTAGAGTCTGATTCAGAAGAAATTGATAGCTATATCAACGATTTGAAACGAACGAATCCAAAACTTGCAGAGTTAATGGAACAATTATGGAAAGATATTCAAGAAGAACCAGAACAGTACCGTGGCAAGCAAGTCTCTAGTCTATTGGAAGAAATGATTCAAGAAGCGATCGCTTACCAAGTAAATCATCTTTCAAAAGAATGGGCGATGAAAGAGAGCGTCTTAACTTTTTACGTCAATCATTATAACCCTAAAAAAGAAAGACAAAACGGGGAATCTGAATTAAAACGAACAAGTGATTATGAGGCATATAAAGCTACGACAGAAAACCCTGTAAAACGGTTAACGTACTGGAGAGAAATAAAGAACGCTGTTGCAGATATGATTAACGAAACGATTTTACCTTTACGCAAACCTTAG